The following are encoded together in the Kwoniella europaea PYCC6329 chromosome 1, complete sequence genome:
- a CDS encoding branchpoint-bridging protein has product MWRPAARTTGTNDVPIGNKRRFGLPEEAPPPSNPPSHAPRPPASDIQFFNGRQDRERSDRDDYGRRDDYDRRRDDHRRDDRDRYGGSGGGDRDRYGGDDGRGRYDEPERGRERDAAGEEGPRKRRSRWGDAKVDVPGLPVAITGKVSQAELDNYAIHVRLEEINRKLRTGDVVPPEGQRSPSPPPSYDAYGRRTNTREIRYRKKLEDEKARLVDRAMKSDPNFRPPAEMQNRRGGGKPSDKVYIPVKEFPEINFFGLLVGPRGNSLKRMERESGAKISIRGKGSVKEGKGRPGDFPEDEQDELHCLITADTEDKVKGCVALINRVIETAASTPEGQNDHKRNQLRELASLNGTLRDDENQLCQNCGEKGHRRWECPQQRVYSANVICRLCGGAGHMARDCRGRGDPNLAQNKQTAFDSEYTALMAELGEGGSGGAASGRPAGAIGAAPPAQDRVPPWRVPENWISHGPGGSRGPPGGGGYGGPPNQGYQQQGYGQGGAGYGYGGGYGGQDNAYGQGAPAGGADPYAAYYASMGQQAPTTA; this is encoded by the exons ATGTGGAGACCAGCAGCCCGGACGACGGGAACTAACGAT GTACCTATAGGTAACAAAAGACGATTTGGCTTACCCGAAGAAGCTCCTCCCCCTTCCAACCCTCCGTCACACGCCCCACGACCTCCCGCCTCCGATATACAATTCTTCAACGGTCGTCAAGACCGAGAACGTTCCGACCGAGATGATTACGGACGAAGGGACGATTATGAtagaaggagggatgatcaCAGACGTGATGACAGGGATAGATATGGCGGTAGTGGTGGAGGAGACAGAGATAGATATGGAGGTGATGACGGGAGAGGTCGATATGACGAACCTGAAAGGGGACGAGAAAGGGATGctgctggagaag AGGGACCCAGAAAGAGACGATCAAGATGGGGAGATGCCAAAGTCGACGTACCCGGTCTTCCAGTAGCCATCACCGGTAAGGTCTCTCAAGCCGAATTGGACAACTATGCTATCCACGTTCGACTGGAGGAGATCAACCGAAAATTACGTACTGGCGATGTAGTGCCTCCTGAAGGACaacgatcaccttcaccaccaccatcataTGACGCTTATGGTCGAAGGACCAACACTCGTGAGATCCGATAccgaaagaagttggaagatgaaaaagccAGATTGGTAGATAGAGCTATGAAATCCGATCCCAACTTCAGGCCGCCAGCGGAGATGCAAAATagacgaggtggtggtaaaCCAAGTGATAAAGTATATATACCAGTGAAAGAATTCCCAGAAATCAACTTCTTTGGTTTACTCGTTGGTCCTCGTGGTAATTCCCTTaagagaatggaaagagaaagtggTGCCAAGATCAGTATTAGAGGTAAAGGAAGtgtgaaagaaggtaaaggtagaCCAGGTGATTTCccagaagatgaacaagatgaactGCATTGTCTTATCACTGCGGATACCGAAGACAAGGTAAAGGGATGTGTGGCATTGATTAACAGGGTTATTGAAACT GCCGCTTCTACACCCGAAGGTCAGAACGACCACAAACGAAACCAGCTCCGAGAACTTGCTTCGCTTAACGGTACTCTTCGAGACGATGAGAACCAGCTTTGTCAGAATTGTGGTGAGAAAGGTCATCGAAGATGGGAATGTCCTCAACAACGAGTGTACAGTGCCAATGTCATCTGTAGGTTATGTGGTGGTGCAGGACACATGGCGAGGGATTGTAGAGGACGAGGGGACCCCAACCTGGCCCAGAACAAACAGACCGCTTTCGACTCTGAATATACCGCTCTTATGGCCGAActcggtgaaggtggaagtggaggtgCTGCTTCCGGTAGACCAGCTGGCGCTATCGGTGCTGCACCACCTGCGCAAGATAGAGTGCCTCCTTGGCGAGTCCCCGAGAACTGGATCAGTC ACGGTCCAGGCGGTTCTCGTGGTCCCcctggtggtggtggatacGGTGGACCACCCAATCAAGGATATCAACAACAGGGATACGGTCAAGGCGGTGCAGGCTACGGATACGGTGGTGGATACGGAGGACAGGATAATGCTTATGGTCAAGGAGCTCCAGCAGGTGGTGCTGATCCTTACGCTGC CTATTACGCCTCAATGGGCCAACAAGCTCCTACAACTGCTTAG
- a CDS encoding pre-mRNA-splicing factor SLU7, which yields MLNTSAALQGGKMSREEFRRQKDLDAARKAGTAPAAVDEEGNAINPHIPEYITKAPWYADTGKPSLAHQRIGKSDGPALKLDEWYERGQTAGPAAKKYRKGACENCGAMTHKKKDCLERPRKKGAKFTNKDIAPDEVIQNFQSDYDSKRDRWNGYDPSSYKNIVDEYEATEAARKKYREEEIDNQTSTADMSTAKKLAKKEKKENGGDGDDDDFGSSDEDEDDEDKYAEAADQIGQKLDTKTRITVRNLRIREDTAKYLHNLDAESAYYDPKTRSMRDAPIQGMAPEDMKFAGDNFQRYSGDATNIQKLQMFAWQSSQRGHNVHMLANPTAGELLHKEFQEKKEVLKDTNKNSILARYGGEEHLERLPRELLNGQTEDYVEYSRSGQVVKGRERAIPRSKYDEDVYINNHTAVWGSYYDLSSGQWGYGCCHSLISGSYCTGEAGKTANSSSSVSALLESSARVKEIEEKAEKERKSLAEQHLEDLASGKKDKGKEREAPKYGSRPDDLLDDDKVDLDKEKLRKALEQEKKRKGLNEDDAWEQNKKSKTDVTQEEMEAYRLSRQGYEDPMANYKDTGGYDLV from the exons ATGCTCAACACCAGTG CTGCCCTCCAAGGGGGTAAGATGTCCCGAGAAGAGTTCCGACGACAAAAAGATCTCGACGCAGCTCGTAAAGCCGGTACAGCCCCAGCTGCAgtcgacgaagaaggaaatgCTATCAACCCCCATATCCCAGAATATATCACCAAAGCACCTTGGTATGCCGATACTGGCAAACCATCATTGGCACATCAACGTATCGGTAAAAGCGATGGACCTGCTCTAAAGCTAGatgaatggtatgaaagAGGTCAGACGGCAGGACCGGCAGCAAAGAAATATCGTAAAGGTGCATGTGAGAATTGTGGAGCGATGACACataagaagaaagattgTTTAGAAAGACCTCGTAAGAAAGGAGCTAAATTTACCAATAAGGATATAGCTCCTGATGAGGTGATTCAGAATTTCCAAAGTGATTACGATTCGAAGAGAGATAGGTGGAATGGATatgatccatcatcatataaGAACATAgtagatgaatatgaagCTACTGAAGCTGCCAGAAAGAAAtaccgagaagaagaaattgataATCAAACTTCAACTGCGGACATGTCAACAGCTAAGAAATTAGctaaaaaggagaagaaggagaatggaggTGACggagacgatgatgatttcggttctagtgatgaggatgaagatgatgaagataaatATGCAGAGGCTGCTGATCAGATTGGTCAAAAGTTGGATACGAAAACTAGAATTACTGTTAGAAACTTGCGTATCAGGGAAGATACGGCGAAGTATCTACATAATCTAGATGCGGAATCGGCATACTACGATCCAAAGACTAGATCGATGAGAGATGCTCCTATACAAGGTATGGCTCCggaggat ATGAAATTCGCAGGAGACAATTTCCAGCGATACTCAGGAGATGCAACCAACATACAGAAACTACAGATGTTTGCCTGGCAGTCATCTCAACGTGGACACAACGTTCATATGCTTGCTAATCCGACGGCTGGTGAACTGTTACACAAAGAATTccaggagaagaaagaggtgcTCAAGGATACGAACAAAAATTCGATCTTAGCTAGATATGGTGGGGAAGAGCATCTGGAAAGATTGCCCAGAGAGTTGTTGAATGGTCAGACGGAGGATT ATGTCGAATACTCTCGATCCGGTCAAGTCGTGAAAGGTAGAGAAAGAGCTATACCGAGATCCAagtatgatgaagatg TGTATATCAACAATCACACGGCCGTCTGGGGATCATACTACGATCTCTCAAGTGGACAGTGGGGATATGGATGCTGTCATTCCCTCATATCTGGTTCTTATTGTACTGGCGAAGCAGGTAAGACAGCCAACAGTTCATCAAGTGTATCAGCCCTATTGGAATCTTCAGCAAGGGTaaaagagattgaagaaaaggccgagaaagagaggaaatcATTGGCAGAACAACATCTTGAAGATCTAGCTTCGGgcaagaaagataaaggcaaagaaagagaagcgCCAAAATATGGTAGTAGAcctgatgatttgttggaTGACGATAAAGTAGATttggataaagagaaattgaGAAAAGCTCTGGAGcaggaaaagaagaggaaaggtttgaatgaagatgatgcttgGGAACAAAATAAGAAATCGAAAACTGATGTTACTCAGGAAGAAATGG AGGCATACAGGTTATCAAGACAGGGATACGAAGATCCAATGGCGAATTACAAAGATACGGGCGGTTATGATCTGGTTTAA